The sequence CGCCGAGCAGGGCGCCTTGCTCACCGGCGGCGCGCCGTACGTCGGCTGCCTTGGCCTGTTCGAGGGCCAGGTCGTCGGTGATGGTGATGAAGCTGTTGAGTTGCGGGTCGAGCTGATGGATGCGCGCCAGCAGGCCGCGGGTCAGCTCTTCGGCGGAGAATTCCTTGGCGGCCAGGCCACGGGCGATCTCGGCGAGGGTCAGTTGATGCATGGGGAACCCTTTCCTTATTCGATGACTTTGGGCACGAGGTACAGGCCGTTTTCGACGGCCGGTGCTATGGCCTGGTAGGCGTCGCGGCGATTATCTTCGCTGACGCGATCGGCGCGCAGGCGCTGGGTGGCGTCGAGCGGGTGCGCCATGGGTTCGATGCCGTCGGTGTCGACCGCCTGCATGGCGTCGACCAGGCCGAGGATGTTGTTCAGGGTCTCGGTGGTACGCGGGATATCGGCCTCGTTCAGGCCCAGTCGGGCGAGATGGGCGATTTTTTCCACGTCGGAGCGTTCAAGCGCCATCGGGGGTCTCCAACTAGAAGCGGCCTGCGTGGGCAGTCGACCGTGCGGGAATCGAGCGGGGAACGGTGCTGCGAACGAGCGGTCAAAGGCCGCGATGATGGGCCTTGCCGGCCCGGAAAAACGAGCAATTTAACATATCGGCGCCTTGCCCAAAATCCCTGTCATTGATAGAGTTTGCCGCACTTTTTTACCCACGCGTTGCCTAGGGTCCCTCTCCCATGTTCAAGAAACTGCGTGGCATGTTTTCCAGTGATCTGTCGATCGACCTGGGCACTGCCAATACCCTGATTTACGTGCGCGAGCGCGGTATCGTCCTCAACGAGCCTTCGGTTGTAGCCATTCGTAACCACGGCAACCAGAAGAGCGTGGTAGCCGTCGGCACCGAAGCCAAGCGCATGCTGGGTCGTACGCCGGGCAACATTTCCGCCATTCGTCCGATGAAGGACGGCGTGATCGCCGACTTCAGCGTCTGCGAGAAGATGCTGCAGTACTTCATCAATAAAGTGCACGAAAACAGCTTCCTGCAGCCGAGCCCGCGCGTCCTGATCTGCGTGTCCTGCAAGTCCACCCAGGTGGAACGCCGCGCCATCCGTGAATCGGCCTTGGGTGCCGGTGCCCGCGAAGTCTTCCTGATCGAAGAGCCCATGGCCGCCGCCATCGGTGCCGGCCTGCCGGTGGAAGAAGCCCGCGGCTCCATGGTCGTGGACATCGGTGGTGGTACCACCGAGATCGCCCTGATTTCCCTGAACGGCGTGGTCTACGCCGAATCCGTACGCGTCGGCGGCGACCGTTTCGACGAGTCCATCGTGACCTACGTGCGCCGAAACTACGGCAGCCTGATCGGTGAATCCACCGCCGAGCGCATCAAGCAGGAAATCGGCACCGCCTTCCCGGGTGGCGAGATCCGCGAGATCGACGTTCGCGGCCGTAACCTGGCCGAAGGCGTACCGCGCAGCTTCACCCTGAACTCCAACGAAGTTCTGGAAGCCCTGCAGGAATCCCTGGCGACCATCGTCCAGGCGGTCAAGAGCGCCCTGGAGCAATCCCCGCCGGAACTGGCTTCCGACATCGCCGAGCGTGGCCTGGTGCTGACCGGTGGTGGCGCGCTGCTGCGCGACCTGGACAAGCTGCTGGCCCAGGAAACCGGCCTGCCGGTGATCGTCGCCGAGGACCCGCTGACCTGCGTTGCCCGTGGTGGCGGCCGTGCCCTGGAAATGATGGATCGCCACGCGATGGATCTGCTCTCCACCGAGTAAGGTCGGAGAGCTTCGCTGCCATAGGAGCGAGCCATCAAGCCGCTATTCACCAAGGGACCTTCGCTCGGCGTGCGCCTGCTGGTGTTCGCCGTGCTCTCGGCTGCGCTGATGGTGGTCGATGCCCGTTTCGACACCCTCAAGCCCATGCGCAGCCAGATGGGCCTGGTTCTCACGCCTTTCTATTGGCTGGCTGACCTGCCGGTGCGCGTCTGGGACGGGGTCAGCGACCAATTCACCAGCCGCAGCACCCTGATCGCCGAGAACGAGAAGCTCAAGGCCGAATCCCTGCTGATGCAGCGCCGCCTGCAGAAGCTGGCGACCCTGACCGAGCAGAACGTGCGCCTGCGCGAGCTGCTCAACTCGTCCGCCCTGGTGGACGAGAAGGTGCTGGTGGGCGAGCTGATCGGCGTCGATCCCAACCCCTTCACCCACCGCATCCTGATCGACAAGGGCGAGAAGGATGGCGTGTTCCTCGGCCAGCCGGTGCTCGATGCCCGTGGCCTGATGGGCCAGGTGGTGGAGGTCATGCCCTATACCGCCCGCGTCCTGCTGCTCACCGACACCACCCACAGCATCCCGGTACAGGTGAACCGCAATGGCCTGCGTGCCATCGCCAGCGGCACCGGCAACCCCGAGCGCCTGGAACTGCGCCACGTGGCGGACACCGCCGACATCAAGGAAGGCGACCTGCTGGTCAGCTCCGGCATGGGGCAGCGCTTCCCGGCCGGCTACCCGGTGGCCATCGTCAAGGAAGTCATCCACGACTCCGGCCAGCCCTTCGCCATCGTTCGCGCCGTGCCCACCGCCGCCCTGAACCGCAGTCGCTACATGCTGCTGGTGTTCACCGACACCCGGAGCCCTGAGGAGCGCGCCAACGCCGCTGCCAAGGCCCAGGAAGAAGCCGATCGCGAGGCCGCGGCACAGCCCGGCGCCCCGGTTGGCGCCGCGCAGGCGGCGCCCGCCCCGGCCGCTCCCGGCGCAACCCCGGCGGCGCCTGCCGCTGCACCGGCTCCCGCAGCTCCTGCAGCCCCCGCGGTTGCTCCCGCCGCGCCGGCTGCACCTGCCCAAGCGACGCCGAACCGCCCGCCGGCGACGCAGAATGCCCAGGAGAACCACTGATGGTCAGCCAGCGCTCCAACAATGGCTGGGTCATCTGGATCAGTCTGATCCTCGCGCTGGTACTCAGCGTCGGCCCGGTCCCCAGCTTCATGGAGATCGGCCGGCCGCTCTGGCTGGCGCTGTTCCTCACCTACTGGACCCTCGCCCTGCCGCATCGGGTGGGCATGACCACCGCCTGGGTACTGGGCCTGGCGGAAGATGTGCTCTATGGCACCCCCCTTGGACAGAACGCCCTTATCCTGGCGCTGATCACCTTCCTCGTGCTGACCTTGCATCAGCGCCTGCGCATGTTCCCCATGTGGCAGCAATGCCTGGTTCTGCTGGTGGTTTTCGGCCTGGCTCAACTCGTACAGCTGTGGCTCAATGCCCTCACCGGTAATCGTCCCCCAACCCTGGTCTTCCTGTTGCCCGCGCTGGTCAGCGCACTGCTCTGGCCCTGGGTATACGCCGCCTTGCGCGGTACGAGTCGCCGCCTCAACGTCAACTGATCGGTTTGCGGCCATGTCGCAAGCTTTTGTCTTCGACATGGAGAAGTCCGCATGGCCACGCTGTACCTGGCTTCGGGGTCGCCGCGCCGGCGCGAGCTGCTGGCGCAGATCGGCGTTCCCCATATCACCCTGATCGCCTCCATCGACGAATCCGCCTTGCCCGGCGAAACCGCGAACGCCTATGTCGAGCGTCTCGCCCGGGAGAAGGCCCTCGCCGGCCTCGCCACCCTGGCCGAGGCCGGTGACGCCTGCGTGCTCGGCGCCGATACGGCCGTGGTGCTCGATGGCCGCATCCTCGGCAAACCGACCGACCGTGACGACGCCCTGGCCATGCTGGCGGCGCTGTCCGGCCGCGAGCACGAGGTGCTCACGGCGGTCGCCCTGGCCGCCGGTGGCCGCTGCGAAACCCGCGTGGTTGCCAGCTGGGTGCGCTTCCGTGAAATAGCCCGCAGCGAACTGGACGCCTACTGGGCCAGCGGCGAACCCGCGGACAAGGCGGGCAGCTACGCTATCCAGGGGCTGGGCGCGGTATTCGTCAGTCGGGTAGAGGGCAGCTATTCAGCGGTAGTGGGATTACCGCTGCTGGAAACGGCGGAAATGCTCGCCGGTTTCGGCATTCCTTGTTGGCAGCACCTGGGATAGGTCAACGGCATGAGCGAAGAGATTCTGATCAATATCACGCCGATGGAATCGCGCGTGGCGGTGGTGGAAAACGGTGTGCTGCAGGAGGTGCATGTCGAACGCACGCTGCGTCGCGGCATAGTCGGCAACATCTACAAGGGCAAGGTGGTGCGGGTGCTGCCGGGTATGCAGGCGGCCTTCGTCGACATCGGCCTGGACCGCGCGGCCTTCATCCACGCCTCTGAAATCAGCAACCGCGAAGGCAGCGCGGTGGAAAGCATCAGCGCCCTGGTCCACGAGGGCCAGGCCCTGGTGGTGCAGGTTACCAAGGACCCCATCGGCAGCAAGGGCGCGCGCCTCACCACCCAGCTGTCGATCCCCTCGCGCTACCTGGTGTACATGCCGCGCACCAGCCATGTGGGTATCTCCCTGAAGATCGAGGACGAGGCCGAGCGCGAGCGCCTCAAGCAGGTGGTGGCCGACTGCATCGCCGCCGAAGGGATCGAGGAAGCCGGGGGGTTCATCCTGCGGACCGCCGCCGATGGCGCCCGCACCGACGAGATCCTCGCCGATATCCGCTACCTGCGCCGACTCTGGGAACAGATTTCCGCACAGATGCAGACCGCCCCCTCGCCCTCGGTGATATACGAAGACCTCAGCCTGGCCCTGCGCACCCTGCGCGACCTGGTCAACCCGCGCATCGAGAAGATCCGCATCGACTCCCGGGAAACCTTCCAGAAGGTCACCCAGTTCGTCGACGAACTGATGCCGGAAGTCTCCGACCGCCTGGAGCACTACCCCGGCGAGCGGCCGATCTTCGACCTCTACGGGGTCGAGGACGAGATCCAGAAGGCCCTGGAGCGCAAGGTGCTGCTCAAGTCCGGCGGCTACCTGATCATCGACCCGACCGAGGCGATGACCACCATCGACGTCAACACCGGCGCCTTCGTCGGCCACCGCACTCTCGAAGAGACCATCTTCAAGACCAACCTCGAGGCCGCCACCGCCATTGCCCGCCAGCTGCGCCTGCGCAACCTGGGCGGCATCATCATCATCGACTTCATCGACATGGAGGATGAGGAGCACCAGCGTCAGGTACTGCGGACCCTGGAAAAGCAGCTGGAGCGAGACCACGCCAAGACCAACATCATCGGCATCACCGAGCTCGGCCTGGTGCAGATGACCCGCAAGCGCACCCGCGAGAGCCTGATCCAGGTGCTCTGCGAGCCGTGCTCCTGCTGCCAGGGGCGTGGCTTGTTGAAGACCGCGGAAACCATTTGCTACGAGATCTTCCGCGAGATCCTCCGCGAGGCCCGCGCCTACCAGGCCGAAGGCTACCTGGTGCTGGCCAACCAGAAGGTGGTGGACCGCCTGCTGGACGAAGAATCGGGCAACGTCGCCGATCTGGAGGCCTTCATCGGTCGTCCTATCAAGTTCCAGGTGGAAACCATGTATTCCCAGGAACAGTACGACGTGGTTCTGCTTTGAGGCGCTGAGTGGAAAACCTCGCTCGCTGGTTGATGCGTGTCCTGCGCTGGTCCCTGGGGATCTGCGCCCTGTTCCTGGTGCTGGCGGCGCTCTATGTCAGCCTCGGGCGCGAACTCGTGCCCCTGGTGGCCGAGTACCGCGCCGAAGCCGAGGAGAAGGCCTCCGCCGCCCTTGGCCGGCCCCTGCGGATCGGCAGCCTGGAGGGCCGCTGGCATGGGCTGGCGCCGCTGCTGATCGTTCACGACCTGATGCTCGGGGAGGGCGACAGCGCCCTGCGCCTGGACCAGGTGCGGGTGGTTCCGGATGTGTTCGGCAGCCTGCTGGCCCAGCAGCTGCGCATCGCCCGTCTGGAACTGGATGGCGTCCAGCTCGGGTTGAGCCAGGACGCGGACGGCAAGTGGCACCTGGAAGGCTTCGCCGCCGGTCCCGACAAGCCCACGCCCGCCCCGCGCCAGGTACGCGATGCGCTACGACGCATCGGCCACGTCTCGGTGCTCAACAGCCAGCTCACCCTGGAACCTCATGGGCAGCAGCCCGTCAGCTTCACTCATGCCAATTTCAGCCTGCGGGCCAGCGGCAGCCGCCAGCGTCTGGACGGCCGCATCGAGCTGCCCGACCAGCAGCCCCTTGCCTTGCGCCTGCGTACCCGGTTGAACGCCGACACCTGGTTGCAAAGCGAGGCCGAGCTCTACCTCAGCCTGCCGCAGAGCGACTGGTCCCGCTGGCTGCCCGCCAGCCTGACCGGTGAGTGGCACCTGCAGCGCCTGCAGGCCGGCGGTGAAGCCTGGGCCGAGTGGAGCAAGGGCGGCCTGCAGCGCGCGGTCGCCCGGCTGCACGCACCCGAGGTGCGCGGCGCCTATGCCAAGCGCAAGGCGGTAACCCTCGGCAACCTGGGTCTGAACGCCTACTTCACGCGCACCGACCAGGGCTTCCAGCTGTTGCTCGATTCCCTGGCCGCGAACATCGACGAGACGCGCTGGGGTGAGGCGCACCTGCGTATTGATCACCAGGCCGGCGAGCAGCCCCTGTGGCGACTCAATGCCGACCGCCTGGACCTGGCGCCGTTGCTGCCAGTGGTGGATGCCCTGGTGCCACTGCCCGAAGCTGCCGCGCAGGCGGTGGCCGCACTCAAGCCCCGTGGCGCCCTGCGCAACGTCAGCCTGACCTACCGTCCGCAGCAACAGGACGCCAAGCGCCTGGAGTTCAGCGGCAACCTCAGTGGCATCGGCTTCGAGGCCTATCATGGCGCTCCCGCCGTGGAGAACGTCAACGGCAGCCTGGTGGGTGATTTCCAGCAGGGCGAGCTGCGCCTGAACACCAACGACTTCGCCTTGCACCTCGACCAGTTGTTCCCCACGCCCTGGCGCTATCGCCAGGCGCGGGCGCGGCTGACCTGGCGCCTGGACGACAACGCCTTCACCCTGGCCAGCCCCTTCATGCGCCTGAGCGGCGAGGAGGGGGAAATCGCCGGGGACATGCTGATCCGCCTGATGCGCGACCCCGCCGCCGAGGACTACATGGACCTGCGCGTCGGCCTGCACGACGGTGACGCCAGCTATACCGAGAAGTACCTGCCGACGCGTTCGCCGGGATTCAGCCCGGCCCTGGCCAAGTGGCTCAAGGAAGCCATTCGCAAGGGCGCGGTGGACGAGGGCTTCTTCCAGTACCAGGGCTCCCTGGCCCATGGCGCCGATCCGGCGGCCCGTTCCGTCAGCCTGTTCTTCAAGGTGCACGACGCCGAACTGGCCTACCAGCCCGGCTGGCCGGAATTGCGCGAGGCCCGTGGCGAAGTCCTGGTCGAGGACAGCGGCGTGCGCGTGCGGGTGCCGGACGGGCGCATCCTCGACAGTCGGGTGAGCGATGCCACGGCCGCGGTGCCCCATGTGGAGCCCGGCCAGGTGCCGCGCCTGCAACTGGATGCGCAGCTGGACAGCAGCTTCGCCGACGGCCTGAAGATCCTTCAGGAAGCGCCCATGGACACCGCCGCGATCTTCGCCGGCTGGCAGGGCGAAGGCAGCCTGGACGGCAGCCTGAAGCTGGATATTCCCCTGGAGAAGGGCCATCCGCCCCATGTGGTGGTCGATCTTGCCACCCAGGACGCACAACTGAAGATCCCCCGTCCGGAGCTGTCCCTCAG is a genomic window of Pseudomonas resinovorans NBRC 106553 containing:
- the rng gene encoding ribonuclease G, whose amino-acid sequence is MSEEILINITPMESRVAVVENGVLQEVHVERTLRRGIVGNIYKGKVVRVLPGMQAAFVDIGLDRAAFIHASEISNREGSAVESISALVHEGQALVVQVTKDPIGSKGARLTTQLSIPSRYLVYMPRTSHVGISLKIEDEAERERLKQVVADCIAAEGIEEAGGFILRTAADGARTDEILADIRYLRRLWEQISAQMQTAPSPSVIYEDLSLALRTLRDLVNPRIEKIRIDSRETFQKVTQFVDELMPEVSDRLEHYPGERPIFDLYGVEDEIQKALERKVLLKSGGYLIIDPTEAMTTIDVNTGAFVGHRTLEETIFKTNLEAATAIARQLRLRNLGGIIIIDFIDMEDEEHQRQVLRTLEKQLERDHAKTNIIGITELGLVQMTRKRTRESLIQVLCEPCSCCQGRGLLKTAETICYEIFREILREARAYQAEGYLVLANQKVVDRLLDEESGNVADLEAFIGRPIKFQVETMYSQEQYDVVLL
- the mreC gene encoding rod shape-determining protein MreC encodes the protein MFAVLSAALMVVDARFDTLKPMRSQMGLVLTPFYWLADLPVRVWDGVSDQFTSRSTLIAENEKLKAESLLMQRRLQKLATLTEQNVRLRELLNSSALVDEKVLVGELIGVDPNPFTHRILIDKGEKDGVFLGQPVLDARGLMGQVVEVMPYTARVLLLTDTTHSIPVQVNRNGLRAIASGTGNPERLELRHVADTADIKEGDLLVSSGMGQRFPAGYPVAIVKEVIHDSGQPFAIVRAVPTAALNRSRYMLLVFTDTRSPEERANAAAKAQEEADREAAAQPGAPVGAAQAAPAPAAPGATPAAPAAAPAPAAPAAPAVAPAAPAAPAQATPNRPPATQNAQENH
- a CDS encoding nucleoside triphosphate pyrophosphatase, with the translated sequence MATLYLASGSPRRRELLAQIGVPHITLIASIDESALPGETANAYVERLAREKALAGLATLAEAGDACVLGADTAVVLDGRILGKPTDRDDALAMLAALSGREHEVLTAVALAAGGRCETRVVASWVRFREIARSELDAYWASGEPADKAGSYAIQGLGAVFVSRVEGSYSAVVGLPLLETAEMLAGFGIPCWQHLG
- the gatC gene encoding Asp-tRNA(Asn)/Glu-tRNA(Gln) amidotransferase subunit GatC, with translation MALERSDVEKIAHLARLGLNEADIPRTTETLNNILGLVDAMQAVDTDGIEPMAHPLDATQRLRADRVSEDNRRDAYQAIAPAVENGLYLVPKVIE
- a CDS encoding YhdP family protein, with the protein product MENLARWLMRVLRWSLGICALFLVLAALYVSLGRELVPLVAEYRAEAEEKASAALGRPLRIGSLEGRWHGLAPLLIVHDLMLGEGDSALRLDQVRVVPDVFGSLLAQQLRIARLELDGVQLGLSQDADGKWHLEGFAAGPDKPTPAPRQVRDALRRIGHVSVLNSQLTLEPHGQQPVSFTHANFSLRASGSRQRLDGRIELPDQQPLALRLRTRLNADTWLQSEAELYLSLPQSDWSRWLPASLTGEWHLQRLQAGGEAWAEWSKGGLQRAVARLHAPEVRGAYAKRKAVTLGNLGLNAYFTRTDQGFQLLLDSLAANIDETRWGEAHLRIDHQAGEQPLWRLNADRLDLAPLLPVVDALVPLPEAAAQAVAALKPRGALRNVSLTYRPQQQDAKRLEFSGNLSGIGFEAYHGAPAVENVNGSLVGDFQQGELRLNTNDFALHLDQLFPTPWRYRQARARLTWRLDDNAFTLASPFMRLSGEEGEIAGDMLIRLMRDPAAEDYMDLRVGLHDGDASYTEKYLPTRSPGFSPALAKWLKEAIRKGAVDEGFFQYQGSLAHGADPAARSVSLFFKVHDAELAYQPGWPELREARGEVLVEDSGVRVRVPDGRILDSRVSDATAAVPHVEPGQVPRLQLDAQLDSSFADGLKILQEAPMDTAAIFAGWQGEGSLDGSLKLDIPLEKGHPPHVVVDLATQDAQLKIPRPELSLSQLKGAFRYDTDSGLSAKDIRGRAFGREVHARAQAEGSKGKARSRIFADGSITLKDLTAWLGVTQALPASGTLPYSLNLSLDGKDSQLRIDSSLKGLTIDLPAPFGKDVDLARETSWRMTLEGDERRYWLDHGGLVSLAMAAPVGKFEEARGDLVLGGGTASLPGDKGLRVRGRIEQLDTAPWMALAKQYLPKDGAEKARLLREADLEIGRFNGFGTSLENLKVNLDRSATGWNLGLDSSLVKGRVILADAKDVPIDIHMTEVRLPKPPENEVEADAKPDPLAGVDPRQVPALDVRIDQVVLGDAPLGASSFKVRPNAKGLAFNDLDLNLKGLKVGGVAGWEGDAQSSASWYKGRLEGKNLADVLKAWNFAPSATSERFRLDADGRWPGSPAWVSLKRFSGSLDASLHKGQFVEVEGSAQALRVFGLLNFNAIGRRVRLDFSDLFDKGLAYDRVKGLLVGSEGRFVTRKPITLEGPSTGLELDGTLDLPASRIDATLLVTLPLTTNLPLAALMVGAPAIGGALFVVDKLLGDKVSRIASVRYRVEGSLKNPKFTFEKPFEKPH
- the mreD gene encoding rod shape-determining protein MreD, which codes for MVSQRSNNGWVIWISLILALVLSVGPVPSFMEIGRPLWLALFLTYWTLALPHRVGMTTAWVLGLAEDVLYGTPLGQNALILALITFLVLTLHQRLRMFPMWQQCLVLLVVFGLAQLVQLWLNALTGNRPPTLVFLLPALVSALLWPWVYAALRGTSRRLNVN
- the mreB gene encoding rod shape-determining protein MreB, translated to MFKKLRGMFSSDLSIDLGTANTLIYVRERGIVLNEPSVVAIRNHGNQKSVVAVGTEAKRMLGRTPGNISAIRPMKDGVIADFSVCEKMLQYFINKVHENSFLQPSPRVLICVSCKSTQVERRAIRESALGAGAREVFLIEEPMAAAIGAGLPVEEARGSMVVDIGGGTTEIALISLNGVVYAESVRVGGDRFDESIVTYVRRNYGSLIGESTAERIKQEIGTAFPGGEIREIDVRGRNLAEGVPRSFTLNSNEVLEALQESLATIVQAVKSALEQSPPELASDIAERGLVLTGGGALLRDLDKLLAQETGLPVIVAEDPLTCVARGGGRALEMMDRHAMDLLSTE